The Cellulomonas sp. P24 genome contains a region encoding:
- a CDS encoding AI-2E family transporter encodes MTGEQRSPSDVVPWAVRVSAAWAWRFLLVVASLAVGLYLITILKVIVVPVAVALLLTVLLLPLVRWLQRRARFPRAAASGTAVVGLLVVVIGLLTVAGRSIAKGISDLQTQAVAGVQELTEWLSSSPLNLTVADITGYIAKAQASITQNSGGLVSSALSVTTTVGHVVAGALIAMFCTFFFLLDGRAIWTWLVGLLPFEARERTHQAARRGFVTLGAYTRTQILVALVDAVGIGIGAAVLRVPLALPLAILVFLGSFIPIVGAVLTGIVAVLVALVSHGPVVAVIMLAVVLLVQQIEGHVLQPFLMGHAVSLHPVAVLLSVAAGSLVAGITGALFAVPIAAVVNTVVLYLHGHDKFPELGTDDHVALRPPRAAVAGTGAETSAEPPTEGSDGPAEPATVGETS; translated from the coding sequence ATGACCGGCGAGCAGCGGTCGCCGTCGGACGTCGTGCCCTGGGCGGTGCGGGTCTCCGCGGCGTGGGCGTGGCGGTTCCTGCTCGTGGTCGCGTCACTCGCGGTCGGGCTCTACCTCATCACGATCCTCAAGGTGATCGTCGTCCCGGTCGCCGTCGCACTGCTGCTGACGGTGCTGCTGCTGCCGCTGGTCCGGTGGCTGCAGCGTCGTGCACGGTTCCCGCGCGCGGCGGCGTCGGGGACCGCGGTCGTGGGGCTGCTGGTCGTCGTCATCGGCCTGCTGACGGTGGCCGGGCGATCGATCGCCAAGGGGATCTCCGACCTGCAGACCCAGGCGGTCGCCGGGGTGCAGGAGCTCACCGAGTGGCTGTCCTCGAGCCCGCTGAACCTCACGGTCGCCGACATCACGGGGTACATCGCGAAGGCGCAGGCGTCGATCACCCAGAACAGCGGCGGGCTGGTCTCGAGCGCGCTGTCCGTGACGACGACCGTCGGTCACGTGGTCGCCGGCGCGCTCATCGCGATGTTCTGCACGTTCTTCTTCCTGCTCGACGGCCGCGCGATCTGGACGTGGCTCGTCGGGCTGCTCCCGTTCGAGGCGCGCGAGCGCACCCACCAGGCCGCTCGGCGCGGTTTCGTCACGCTCGGTGCGTACACGCGCACGCAGATCCTCGTCGCGCTCGTGGACGCCGTCGGGATCGGCATCGGGGCGGCCGTCCTGCGGGTGCCGCTCGCGCTGCCGCTCGCGATCCTGGTGTTCCTGGGATCCTTCATCCCGATCGTGGGTGCCGTGCTGACCGGCATCGTGGCCGTCCTCGTGGCGCTCGTGTCGCACGGACCGGTGGTGGCGGTGATCATGCTCGCCGTCGTGCTCCTCGTGCAGCAGATCGAGGGTCACGTGCTCCAGCCGTTCCTCATGGGGCATGCGGTCTCGCTCCACCCGGTCGCGGTGCTGCTGTCCGTCGCGGCCGGCTCCCTGGTCGCCGGGATCACCGGGGCACTGTTCGCGGTGCCGATCGCGGCGGTGGTCAACACCGTCGTGCTGTACCTGCACGGCCACGACAAGTTCCCGGAGCTCGGTACCGACGACCACGTCGCGCTGCGTCCACCACGCGCGGCGGTCGCCGGGACCGGCGCGGAGACGTCGGCCGAGCCGCCCACCGAGGGGTCCGACGGCCCCGCGGAACCCGCAACCGTAGGAGAGACCTCATGA
- the ilvA gene encoding threonine ammonia-lyase: protein MTAPLTLADFRAAAELLTGIADRTPVERSRALGQLTGGDVWLKCENLQRTGSFKIRGAYVRMSRLSPEEKARGVVAASAGNHAQGVALAARELGISAVVYMPADAALPKVAATRGYGAEVRLVGASLDEALLAARAECTRTGAVLIHPFDHRDIVIGQGTLGLELAEQVPDMATVLVPLGGGGFAAGIASALHELRPDVRVVGVQAASAAAYPASLAAGHPVAAASMHTMADGIAVGTPGDVPFEILGRLDIEVRTVTEEDLSRALLFVAERAKLLVEPSGVAGVAALMADPEAFPGTVVPVLSGGNIDPILLLRVVRHGLTSAGRYLQLRVLIEDRPGALAALLAHLASSGGNVMHVGHVRTAVDLGIGDVEIAVQLETKGPEHCEQVVADLRTAGYRVTLN from the coding sequence ATGACCGCGCCGTTGACGCTCGCGGACTTCCGCGCCGCCGCCGAGCTGCTCACCGGGATCGCGGACCGGACCCCCGTGGAACGCAGCCGCGCCCTCGGCCAGCTGACCGGTGGCGACGTCTGGCTCAAGTGCGAGAACCTGCAGCGCACCGGCTCGTTCAAGATCCGCGGCGCGTACGTCCGGATGTCGCGGCTCTCTCCCGAGGAGAAGGCGCGCGGGGTCGTCGCCGCGAGCGCCGGCAACCATGCGCAGGGCGTCGCTCTCGCCGCACGTGAGCTCGGGATCTCGGCCGTCGTCTACATGCCGGCCGACGCCGCGCTGCCCAAGGTCGCTGCGACCCGGGGCTACGGCGCCGAGGTGCGCCTGGTCGGGGCGAGCCTCGACGAGGCGCTGCTCGCGGCGCGTGCCGAGTGCACCCGGACCGGCGCCGTCCTCATCCACCCGTTCGACCACCGTGACATCGTGATCGGTCAGGGGACCCTGGGGCTCGAGCTCGCGGAGCAGGTCCCGGACATGGCAACCGTGCTCGTGCCGCTCGGCGGCGGCGGGTTCGCCGCGGGGATCGCGTCGGCGCTTCACGAGCTCCGGCCGGACGTCCGCGTCGTCGGTGTGCAGGCCGCATCCGCGGCGGCCTACCCGGCGTCGCTCGCGGCCGGTCACCCGGTCGCGGCCGCGTCGATGCACACGATGGCGGACGGCATCGCGGTGGGGACACCCGGCGACGTGCCGTTCGAGATCCTCGGACGTCTCGACATCGAGGTGCGTACCGTCACCGAGGAGGACCTCTCGCGTGCCCTGCTGTTCGTGGCGGAACGCGCCAAGCTGCTCGTCGAGCCGTCGGGGGTGGCCGGCGTCGCGGCACTGATGGCTGATCCGGAGGCGTTCCCCGGGACGGTCGTGCCGGTCCTGTCCGGCGGCAACATCGACCCGATCCTGCTGCTCCGCGTCGTCCGCCACGGTCTCACGTCGGCCGGCCGGTACCTCCAGCTGCGGGTGCTGATCGAGGACCGGCCGGGTGCCCTCGCCGCGCTGCTCGCGCACCTGGCGTCGAGCGGCGGGAACGTCATGCACGTGGGGCACGTGCGGACGGCGGTCGACCTCGGGATCGGCGACGTCGAGATCGCGGTCCAGCTCGAGACGAAGGGGCCCGAGCACTGCGAGCAGGTCGTCGCCGATCTCCGCACCGCCGGGTACCGGGTCACCCTCAACTGA
- a CDS encoding rhodanese-like domain-containing protein, with protein sequence MQTRSRIASVVLAAVLAVGGLAACSSGSSAVTEVTTSTASEVLAKPGMSVIDVRTPAEFAQGHIQGAVNIDVEDPAFATNIGKLPKDKPYFVYCRTGNRSGVATAKMADLGFTQIYDLQGGITEWQNAGGAVVFN encoded by the coding sequence ATGCAGACACGCTCCCGAATCGCCTCGGTCGTCCTCGCAGCTGTCCTCGCCGTCGGGGGTCTCGCCGCGTGCTCAAGCGGATCGAGCGCCGTCACCGAGGTGACGACGTCGACGGCCTCCGAGGTGCTCGCCAAGCCGGGCATGTCCGTGATCGACGTCCGGACGCCCGCCGAGTTCGCGCAAGGACACATCCAGGGCGCCGTGAACATCGACGTCGAGGACCCGGCCTTCGCCACGAACATCGGCAAGCTGCCCAAGGACAAGCCGTACTTCGTGTACTGCCGCACCGGGAACCGTTCCGGCGTGGCCACCGCGAAGATGGCGGACCTCGGCTTCACCCAGATCTACGACCTCCAAGGCGGCATCACCGAGTGGCAGAACGCCGGCGGTGCGGTCGTCTTCAACTGA
- a CDS encoding isoprenyl transferase, which produces MRLPHPLYGLYERRLASSLSPDQVPRHVGVILDGNRRWAKSYGESAATGHRRGAGKILELLTWSEEVGVEVVTLWMLSTDNLSRSEDELRELLSIIEDAVVDLAASGRWHLQVMGSLELLPEPFVARLDEAVARTSAVKGLHVNIAVGYGGRHEIADAVRSLLREQAEAGSSLEELAGVFDVEHIADHLYTKGQPDPELVIRTSGEQRLSGFLLWQSAHSEFYFCEAYWPDFRRVDYLRALRAYAARERRLGR; this is translated from the coding sequence GTGCGTCTGCCCCATCCGCTCTACGGCCTCTACGAGCGTCGGCTCGCTTCGTCGTTGAGTCCCGACCAGGTCCCGCGTCACGTGGGGGTCATCCTCGACGGGAATCGACGGTGGGCGAAGTCGTACGGCGAGTCCGCGGCGACCGGGCACCGACGCGGAGCAGGCAAGATCCTCGAGCTGCTGACCTGGTCCGAGGAGGTCGGTGTCGAGGTCGTCACGCTGTGGATGCTGTCCACCGACAACCTCTCGCGCTCGGAGGACGAGCTCCGGGAGCTGTTGAGCATCATCGAGGACGCCGTCGTCGATCTCGCCGCGAGCGGGCGGTGGCACCTGCAGGTGATGGGCTCCCTCGAGCTCCTCCCGGAGCCGTTCGTCGCGCGCCTCGACGAGGCCGTCGCACGGACCAGTGCGGTCAAGGGGCTGCACGTGAACATCGCGGTCGGGTACGGCGGCCGCCACGAGATCGCCGACGCCGTCCGCTCGCTCCTGCGGGAGCAGGCGGAGGCCGGGAGCTCGCTCGAGGAGCTCGCCGGGGTGTTCGACGTCGAGCACATCGCCGACCACCTCTACACGAAGGGCCAGCCCGACCCGGAGCTGGTCATCCGCACCTCGGGCGAGCAGCGGCTGTCCGGCTTCCTGCTGTGGCAGAGCGCGCACAGCGAGTTCTACTTCTGCGAGGCGTACTGGCCGGACTTCCGGCGGGTCGACTACCTGCGCGCGCTGCGCGCGTACGCCGCGCGCGAGCGACGCCTCGGCCGCTGA
- the greA gene encoding transcription elongation factor GreA — translation MAETTHATWLTQEAYDRLKAEYEHLSGAGRLDISQKIATARDEGDLKENGGYHAAREEQAKNEARIRELKAKLENAVIGQAKDDGVVEPGMVVTAVVAGDEMVFLLGSREVAGGTDIDVYSEKSPLGAAINGQSVGDTVTYAAPNGNAITVTITAAKPFEG, via the coding sequence GTGGCTGAGACCACACACGCGACCTGGCTCACCCAGGAGGCCTACGACCGCCTGAAGGCCGAGTACGAGCACCTCTCGGGGGCAGGACGCCTCGACATCTCGCAGAAGATCGCCACCGCTCGCGACGAGGGCGACCTCAAGGAGAACGGCGGGTACCACGCGGCGCGCGAGGAGCAGGCCAAGAACGAGGCGCGCATCCGCGAGCTCAAGGCCAAGCTCGAGAACGCCGTGATCGGCCAGGCCAAGGACGATGGCGTCGTCGAGCCCGGCATGGTCGTCACGGCGGTCGTCGCAGGCGACGAGATGGTGTTCCTGCTGGGATCCCGCGAGGTCGCCGGCGGGACCGACATCGACGTGTACTCCGAGAAGTCGCCCCTGGGTGCGGCGATCAACGGGCAGAGCGTGGGCGACACGGTCACGTACGCGGCACCGAACGGCAACGCGATCACGGTGACGATCACCGCGGCCAAGCCCTTCGAGGGCTGA
- a CDS encoding aspartate ammonia-lyase, with protein MSDDAQDGTGYRIEHDTMGEVRVPADALYRAQTQRAVENFPLSGTRLERGHIEALARIKKAAAQANAELGVLDAEIAAAIVSAADEVAAGTHDAHFPVDVYQTGSGTSSNMNTNEVIATLASRRLGRDVHPNDHVNASQSSNDVFPTSAHVAATSGVVHVLVPALTHLAEALEAKADEFATVVKSGRTHLMDATPVTLGQEFGGYAAAVRYGIERVEAALPRAAEVPLGGTAVGTGINTPAGFPQRVIALLVEDTGLPLTEARNHFEAQSGRDGLVELSGALRTIAVSLTKVCNDLRWMGSGPNTGLGEIAIPDLQPGSSIMPGKVNPVIPEAVLMVAARVIGNDATVAWAGASGAFELNVQIPVIALGVLESIRLLANAATALADKTVRGITANVDRDRAYAESSPAIVTPLNRAIGYEAAAKVAKHAVAHGLTVRESVIALGFVERGEVTETQLDAALDVLSMTRPPQA; from the coding sequence ATGAGCGATGACGCACAGGACGGGACCGGCTACCGGATCGAGCACGACACCATGGGAGAGGTCCGCGTTCCCGCGGATGCTCTCTACCGCGCACAGACGCAACGCGCCGTCGAGAACTTCCCCCTCTCGGGCACCCGCCTCGAACGGGGACACATCGAGGCGCTCGCCCGGATCAAGAAGGCCGCGGCCCAGGCCAACGCCGAGCTGGGGGTTCTCGACGCCGAGATCGCCGCGGCGATCGTCTCCGCTGCCGACGAGGTCGCCGCGGGCACCCATGACGCGCACTTCCCCGTGGACGTCTACCAGACGGGTTCCGGGACCTCGTCGAACATGAACACGAACGAGGTCATCGCGACGCTGGCCTCACGCCGTCTCGGGCGGGACGTGCACCCGAACGACCACGTCAACGCGTCGCAGTCGTCCAACGACGTGTTCCCCACGTCCGCGCACGTCGCGGCCACGTCGGGCGTCGTCCACGTGCTCGTGCCGGCTCTCACGCACCTCGCGGAGGCCCTCGAGGCCAAGGCCGACGAGTTCGCGACCGTGGTGAAGTCCGGCCGCACCCACCTCATGGACGCCACCCCGGTGACCCTGGGTCAGGAGTTCGGCGGGTACGCCGCCGCGGTCCGGTACGGGATCGAGCGGGTCGAGGCGGCACTCCCCCGCGCCGCCGAGGTCCCGCTCGGCGGCACGGCCGTCGGGACCGGGATCAACACACCGGCCGGATTCCCGCAGCGGGTCATCGCGCTGCTCGTCGAGGACACCGGCCTGCCGTTGACGGAGGCCCGGAACCACTTCGAGGCGCAGAGCGGTCGCGACGGTCTGGTCGAGCTCTCCGGTGCGCTCCGGACGATCGCCGTGAGCCTGACGAAGGTCTGCAACGACCTGCGCTGGATGGGGTCCGGACCGAACACCGGCCTCGGCGAGATCGCGATCCCCGACCTGCAGCCGGGGTCGTCGATCATGCCCGGGAAGGTCAACCCCGTCATCCCCGAGGCCGTCCTGATGGTCGCGGCTCGGGTGATCGGCAACGATGCGACGGTCGCGTGGGCGGGGGCCAGCGGGGCGTTCGAGCTCAACGTGCAGATCCCGGTGATCGCGCTCGGGGTCCTCGAGTCGATCCGGCTGCTCGCGAACGCCGCCACCGCCCTCGCGGACAAGACCGTGCGCGGCATCACCGCGAACGTCGACCGGGATCGCGCCTACGCGGAGTCGTCGCCGGCGATCGTCACGCCCCTGAACCGGGCGATCGGCTACGAGGCGGCCGCGAAGGTCGCCAAGCACGCCGTGGCCCACGGGCTCACGGTGCGCGAGTCCGTGATCGCCCTCGGGTTCGTGGAGCGCGGGGAGGTCACCGAGACCCAGCTCGACGCGGCCCTCGACGTCCTGTCGATGACCCGCCCGCCCCAGGCCTGA
- a CDS encoding hemolysin III family protein, giving the protein MPHEPTPQQSHDLVSQGRDAATQVVAAVKPKLRGWLHAGMSPLALAAGIVLVTLSPTTTAKWTTGIFAASSVLLFTISAVYHRGSWSPKVTGVLRRLDHSNIFAIIAGTYTPLTVLLLPSSTATVLLWVIWSGALLGLLGRVFWLDAPRWLYTPIYVALGSAAMGYLGTFAKAPNGPAIVWLVAGGGVAYILGAVVYATKWPNPSPRWFGFHEVFHSFTVVGFTCHYIAVSLAAYGSA; this is encoded by the coding sequence GTGCCACACGAGCCCACACCGCAGCAGAGCCACGACCTCGTCAGTCAGGGCCGTGACGCGGCCACGCAGGTCGTCGCCGCGGTCAAGCCGAAGCTCCGCGGCTGGCTCCATGCCGGGATGTCACCGCTCGCGCTCGCGGCCGGGATCGTCCTGGTCACGCTCTCCCCGACGACGACGGCCAAGTGGACGACGGGGATCTTCGCCGCCTCCTCGGTCCTGCTGTTCACCATCAGCGCGGTGTACCACCGGGGAAGCTGGAGCCCGAAGGTCACCGGTGTCCTGCGCCGTCTGGACCACTCGAACATCTTCGCCATCATCGCCGGGACCTACACGCCCCTGACGGTCCTGCTGCTCCCGTCCTCGACGGCGACCGTGCTGCTCTGGGTCATCTGGTCCGGTGCGCTCCTCGGCCTGCTCGGGCGGGTGTTCTGGCTCGACGCCCCCCGGTGGCTCTACACACCCATCTACGTCGCTCTCGGATCCGCCGCGATGGGGTACCTCGGGACGTTCGCCAAGGCCCCGAACGGCCCGGCGATCGTCTGGCTCGTCGCCGGCGGTGGGGTCGCCTACATCCTCGGCGCCGTCGTGTACGCGACCAAGTGGCCGAACCCCAGCCCGCGCTGGTTCGGGTTCCACGAGGTGTTCCACTCGTTCACGGTCGTCGGGTTCACGTGCCACTACATCGCGGTGAGCCTGGCCGCCTACGGGTCGGCCTGA
- a CDS encoding DUF2892 domain-containing protein → MKQNMGTTDRILRSIVAAPAFVVLGVVTGPAAPISWVFYVLGAVMLGTGGVGFCPLYLPFKLSTRSRTAESSTRQH, encoded by the coding sequence ATGAAGCAGAACATGGGCACCACGGACCGGATCCTGCGGAGCATCGTCGCCGCTCCCGCCTTCGTCGTCCTCGGCGTCGTCACCGGCCCCGCCGCGCCGATCTCGTGGGTCTTCTACGTGCTCGGAGCCGTCATGCTCGGCACCGGCGGCGTCGGCTTCTGCCCGCTGTACCTGCCGTTCAAGCTCAGCACCCGCTCGCGCACCGCCGAATCCTCCACGCGCCAGCACTGA
- a CDS encoding nitrilase-related carbon-nitrogen hydrolase: MSDGPGRATVRVAVAQLVVPSDHEAAREAARGAIVAAADDGADLVVLPEYASGFDPRGVGPEHAEPLDGAFVSLVRATAAAAEIAVIAGTTAPGTVDGRASNVVVAVGPDGTLQGTYRKVHLYDAFGQRESDRLEAGPADAAPLVLDVAGVRFGVMTCYDLRFPEIARRVVDAGAEVLVVPAAWAAGPDKAAHWRALTVARAIENTSVVVAVGQAGRGVTGRSIVVGADGAVLLELSDAPALAAVDLDRAHVGEVRRRNPSLVNRRYTVVSI, encoded by the coding sequence ATGTCGGACGGGCCGGGTCGCGCCACGGTGCGGGTGGCCGTCGCCCAGCTCGTGGTCCCGTCGGACCACGAGGCGGCACGCGAGGCGGCGCGCGGCGCGATCGTCGCAGCGGCGGACGACGGTGCGGACCTCGTCGTCCTGCCCGAGTACGCGTCGGGCTTCGACCCGCGAGGGGTCGGCCCGGAGCACGCCGAGCCGCTGGACGGTGCGTTCGTCTCGCTCGTCCGTGCGACCGCCGCAGCAGCCGAGATCGCGGTGATCGCGGGAACGACGGCGCCGGGCACGGTCGACGGGCGGGCGAGCAACGTCGTCGTCGCGGTCGGACCCGACGGCACCCTCCAGGGCACCTACCGCAAGGTGCATCTGTACGACGCGTTCGGCCAGCGCGAGTCGGACCGCCTCGAGGCGGGACCGGCCGACGCCGCTCCGCTCGTCCTCGACGTCGCAGGCGTCCGCTTCGGTGTCATGACGTGCTACGACCTGAGGTTCCCGGAGATCGCCCGGCGGGTCGTCGACGCCGGCGCCGAGGTGCTCGTCGTCCCGGCTGCCTGGGCCGCCGGACCGGACAAGGCTGCGCACTGGCGTGCCCTGACCGTCGCCCGGGCCATCGAGAACACGAGCGTGGTGGTCGCCGTGGGGCAGGCGGGCCGCGGGGTGACCGGCCGGTCGATCGTCGTCGGGGCCGACGGTGCGGTGCTCCTGGAGCTGTCCGACGCGCCGGCGCTCGCGGCCGTCGACCTCGACCGGGCGCACGTCGGCGAGGTCCGCCGCCGCAACCCGTCGCTCGTGAACCGCCGGTACACGGTGGTGTCGATCTAG
- a CDS encoding PhoH family protein gives MVSTAQKVTDTDASASGGGEAAPARRTYVLDTSVLLSDPAAIRRFAEHDVVLPIVVITELEAKRHHAELGYFARSALRMLDDLRIEHGTLDAPLPIGDEGGTVRVELNHIDPTVLPSGFRLGDNDSRILAVAANLAAEGCDVTVVSKDLPMRVKASAVGLHAAEYRAELAVDSGWTGMDELSVDEQQMADLWEHESLDLTEVQGLAAKALPCHTGVVLHSTRGSALGRVTPDKHIQLVRGDRDVFGVHGRSAEQRIAIDLLLDPEVGIVSLGGRAGTGKSALALCAGLEAVLERRQHRKVMVFRPLYAVGGQDLGYLPGAEAEKMNPWAQAVFDTLGSVVSREVVEEVMARDLLEVLPLTHIRGRSLHDAYVIVDEAQSLERNVLLTVLSRIGQNSRVVLTHDVAQRDNLRVGRHDGVAAVIEALKGHPLFAHVTLTRSERSPVAALVTELFEGIEA, from the coding sequence ATGGTCAGCACGGCACAGAAGGTGACAGACACGGACGCCTCGGCGTCGGGCGGTGGGGAAGCCGCCCCGGCGCGTCGGACGTACGTGCTGGACACCTCGGTCCTCTTGTCGGACCCCGCGGCGATCCGCCGCTTCGCCGAGCACGACGTCGTCCTGCCGATCGTCGTGATCACCGAGCTCGAGGCCAAGCGCCACCACGCCGAGCTCGGCTACTTCGCCCGCTCGGCCCTGCGGATGCTCGACGACCTGCGCATCGAGCACGGAACCCTCGATGCCCCGCTCCCGATCGGCGACGAGGGCGGGACGGTGCGTGTCGAGCTGAACCACATCGACCCGACCGTGCTGCCCTCCGGGTTCCGGCTCGGTGACAACGACAGCCGCATCCTGGCCGTCGCGGCAAACCTGGCCGCCGAGGGCTGCGACGTGACCGTCGTGTCGAAGGACCTGCCGATGCGCGTCAAGGCCTCGGCTGTCGGGCTGCACGCCGCCGAGTACCGCGCCGAGCTCGCGGTCGACTCGGGCTGGACCGGGATGGACGAGCTCTCGGTCGACGAGCAGCAGATGGCCGACCTGTGGGAGCACGAGTCCCTCGACCTCACCGAGGTGCAGGGGCTCGCGGCCAAGGCGCTGCCGTGCCACACCGGTGTCGTGCTGCACTCCACGCGCGGATCGGCTCTGGGACGGGTCACTCCGGACAAGCACATCCAACTCGTGCGCGGCGACCGTGACGTGTTCGGGGTGCACGGGCGCAGCGCGGAGCAGCGGATCGCGATCGACCTGCTCCTGGACCCGGAGGTCGGCATCGTGTCCCTCGGCGGCCGAGCGGGCACCGGGAAATCCGCGCTCGCGCTCTGCGCCGGGCTCGAGGCCGTGCTCGAGCGCCGTCAGCACCGCAAGGTGATGGTGTTCCGGCCGCTGTACGCGGTCGGCGGCCAGGACCTCGGGTACCTCCCCGGGGCCGAGGCGGAGAAGATGAACCCGTGGGCCCAGGCGGTCTTCGACACGCTCGGGTCGGTGGTCTCACGCGAGGTCGTCGAGGAGGTCATGGCGCGTGACCTGCTGGAGGTCCTCCCGCTGACCCACATCCGCGGACGCTCGCTGCACGACGCCTACGTGATCGTCGACGAGGCCCAGTCGCTCGAACGGAACGTCCTGCTGACGGTGCTCTCGCGGATCGGTCAGAACTCCCGGGTGGTGCTCACGCACGACGTCGCCCAGCGTGACAACCTGCGGGTGGGGCGGCACGACGGGGTCGCCGCCGTGATCGAGGCGCTCAAGGGGCACCCGCTCTTCGCCCACGTGACGCTCACGCGCTCCGAGCGGTCGCCCGTCGCGGCCCTGGTCACGGAGCTGTTCGAGGGGATCGAGGCCTGA
- a CDS encoding DUF4307 domain-containing protein has protein sequence MDDVATVPEGRYGRPPTPARRRRAQLALIGLIVAAVAVIAWVGSGVLRDPVQWSPVGYDVKGPDRTDVTFDVTKAPGSTVRCTVVALSSGFAEVGVKTVTIGPAAQRSQRYTVSLATQELAVTGQVSTCEVVSSGS, from the coding sequence GTGGACGACGTCGCGACGGTCCCGGAAGGACGCTACGGGCGCCCGCCGACACCCGCACGCCGACGGCGCGCGCAGCTCGCGCTGATCGGGCTCATCGTCGCTGCGGTCGCGGTGATCGCCTGGGTCGGCTCGGGGGTGCTCCGTGACCCGGTGCAGTGGTCGCCGGTCGGGTACGACGTGAAGGGCCCCGACCGCACCGACGTGACGTTCGACGTCACCAAGGCGCCGGGAAGCACCGTCCGGTGCACCGTCGTCGCCCTGAGCTCCGGCTTCGCCGAGGTGGGCGTGAAGACCGTGACGATCGGGCCCGCAGCGCAGCGCTCGCAGCGCTACACGGTGTCGCTCGCGACGCAGGAGCTCGCGGTGACCGGCCAGGTCAGCACCTGCGAGGTCGTCAGCTCCGGGAGCTGA
- the mca gene encoding mycothiol conjugate amidase Mca, with translation MAVHAHPDDESSKGAASAARYAAEGVEVLVVTCTGGERGDVLNPSFGEFTGTIEDMRELRAQEMATAAAALGVRQTWLGFVDSGLPEGDPLPPLPEGCFALVPLEEASAPLVQLIREFRPHVLTTYDPSGGYPHPDHIMCHRVSMEAFEAAADADRYPDLGDPWQVAKLYYNHGFSMARIRSAHEAMTAAGLESPFGEWVESRRAREIPEREVTTRVECADFFDARDAALRAHATQVDPEGFFFAIPRDLERATWPFEEFELVISQVPSELPETDLFAGLRTEVA, from the coding sequence ATGGCGGTTCACGCACATCCGGACGACGAGTCGAGCAAGGGCGCGGCGTCTGCCGCCCGCTACGCGGCCGAGGGGGTCGAGGTCCTCGTCGTCACGTGCACCGGTGGCGAGCGCGGTGACGTCCTCAACCCGTCCTTCGGCGAGTTCACGGGCACGATCGAGGACATGCGCGAGCTGCGCGCCCAGGAGATGGCGACCGCCGCCGCGGCCCTCGGGGTCCGGCAGACCTGGTTGGGGTTCGTCGACTCCGGTCTGCCCGAGGGCGACCCGCTGCCGCCGCTCCCGGAGGGCTGCTTCGCGCTCGTGCCGCTCGAGGAGGCCTCGGCGCCGCTCGTGCAGCTCATCCGCGAGTTCCGACCGCACGTGCTGACCACCTACGACCCGAGCGGCGGCTACCCGCACCCGGACCACATCATGTGCCATCGGGTCTCGATGGAGGCGTTCGAGGCTGCGGCGGACGCCGACCGGTACCCGGACCTCGGCGACCCGTGGCAGGTCGCCAAGCTCTACTACAACCACGGCTTCTCGATGGCACGGATCCGGTCCGCGCACGAGGCGATGACGGCAGCCGGGCTCGAGTCGCCGTTCGGTGAGTGGGTGGAGTCGCGGCGCGCGCGTGAGATCCCCGAGCGCGAGGTCACGACCCGCGTCGAGTGCGCGGACTTCTTCGACGCGCGTGACGCCGCGCTGCGCGCGCACGCGACCCAGGTCGACCCGGAGGGGTTCTTCTTCGCGATCCCGCGCGATCTCGAGCGGGCCACCTGGCCCTTCGAGGAGTTCGAGCTGGTGATCTCGCAGGTGCCGTCGGAGCTGCCGGAGACGGACCTGTTCGCCGGCCTGCGGACCGAGGTGGCGTGA